A genome region from Funiculus sociatus GB2-C1 includes the following:
- the petG gene encoding cytochrome b6-f complex subunit V, whose product MIEPLLSGIVMGLILVTLAGLFFAAYMQYKRGNDLGL is encoded by the coding sequence GTGATCGAACCTCTGCTTTCAGGAATTGTGATGGGCTTAATCCTTGTCACCCTCGCTGGGCTGTTTTTCGCTGCTTATATGCAGTACAAGCGCGGTAATGACCTAGGCTTGTAG
- a CDS encoding c-type cytochrome produces MDNQYTLRETLMQRLSLTALAFVLVLLLSVVSFHLWRVSDPYVKTVLSLNGDVVQGHAIFQMNCAGCHGLEAQGRVGPSLEDISKRKSRVRIIHQVISGDTPPMPQFQPSTKEMADLLRYLEQL; encoded by the coding sequence TTGGATAACCAGTACACTCTACGAGAAACCTTGATGCAGCGCTTAAGCTTGACAGCTTTGGCGTTTGTGCTGGTACTCCTGTTATCAGTTGTCAGCTTTCACCTGTGGCGCGTCTCCGATCCTTATGTAAAGACTGTTTTATCCTTAAACGGCGATGTAGTGCAGGGACACGCCATCTTTCAAATGAACTGCGCTGGCTGTCATGGATTGGAAGCGCAAGGTCGGGTGGGCCCCAGTCTGGAAGACATCTCAAAGCGGAAGTCTCGCGTCAGAATAATTCACCAAGTCATCAGTGGCGATACCCCACCCATGCCGCAGTTCCAGCCTAGCACCAAAGAAATGGCAGATTTACTGCGCTATTTGGAACAACTGTGA